A genomic region of Zalophus californianus isolate mZalCal1 chromosome 1, mZalCal1.pri.v2, whole genome shotgun sequence contains the following coding sequences:
- the LOC113915911 gene encoding cell surface glycoprotein CD200 receptor 2-like — MEKECIFRKGLKHLPESLTGLPASPYSSSVEGKQSRLTAPLEANTSRSVPVATKAVLTCPSASLTNVLIIRWEINLRDKASCIRAYRRENNETSERNCTDERISWESRPDQNPALQIDPVATTHDGYYRCEVAAPDGNFGLGYHLQVSVPPEVTLSRGSNGTLVCRAAAGKPAAQISWTPGGDCHTAEQQLGNGTVTVLSTCRWEDRQVSNVSCSVSHVTSNKTLSLELNQASALLIILYVKFSLFLVILVIVGFIYFQRINDCRDYETDITSEDSNHRYKSISMIVPEELLIPIQNMLFLAASPEDCEVIVHKLSNSYLCRMVKQTQDLPTAAVLRRGFSPACGHQQTHKQCARTR; from the exons CTTCACCATATAGTTCATCTGTGGAAGGAAAGCAGAGCAGGCTCACAGCTCCTTTGGAAG CTAACACTTCTCGGTCTGTACCTGTGGCTACAAAGGCTGTGCTCACTTGCCCTTCTGCCAGCTTAACAAATGTGCTGATAATAAGGTGGGAAATAAACCTCAGAGACAAGGCTTCCTGCATTAGAGCCTACAGGAGAGAAAACAATGAGACCAGTGAAAGAAACTGTACCGACGAGAGAATATCCTGGGAGTCCAGACCCGATCAGAATCCTGCCCTTCAGATTGATCCCGTGGCCACCACTCATGATGGATATTACAGGTGTGAAGTGGCCGCACCTGATGGGAATTTCGGTCTTGGATATCACCTCCAAGTGT CAGTGCCCCCCGAGGTGACCCTGTCTCGAGGCAGCAATGGAACCCTCGTGTGCAGGGCAGctgcagggaagccagctgcacaGATCTCCTGGACCCCAGGGGGAGACTGTCACACTGCGGAACAACAGTTGGGCAATGGCACAGTGACCGTCCTGAGTACATGCCGCTGGGAGGACCGCCAGGTGTCTAACGTGTCCTGTTCTGTCTCCCACGTGACCAGCAACAAGACTCTGTCCTTAGAGCTGAATCAAG CATCAGCCTTACTGATCATTCTCTATGTGAAATTCTCTCTATTCTTGGTTATCCTGGTCATCGTGGGATTCATCTACTTCCAGAGAATAAATGATTGCAG AGATTATGAAACAGACATAACTTCAGAAGATAGCAATCATAGGTATAAGAGCATCTCCATGATAGTTCCAGAAGAATTGCTG atTCCTATCCAAAACATGCTTTTTTTGGCAGCCTCCCCAGAGGACTGTGAAGTCATAGTGCATAAGCTATCCAACTCCTACCTCTGCAGGATGGTAAAACAGACCCAAGACTTGCCAACTGCAGCTGTTCTCAGGCGAGGGTTCTCTCCAGCCTGCGGCCATCAGCAGACACACAAGCAGTGTGCACGCACACGCTAG